The Stenotrophomonas maltophilia sequence CGGACAGGCCACGGCGATGTTCATCGGCAACAAACTGGCGCAGCGCGTCGGCATCGAGTGCCTCCACCGCTACACCACGCGGCTCCGCCCAGGCCGACAGCGCGTCCAGGTCGCGACGGTAGGCGTCGAGCGTATGCGCCGACATCCGCCGCTCCACCTGCAGATGTTGCAGGAAGGCCTGTACCGCGCTCATCGTCGTGGCGTCCTGCTCAGCCCGCGAAGCGCTTCAGGCCGGTGACCAGCGCGTCGCCCATCATGCGCAGGAACAGCGTGCCCATGCCCGGATAGAAGCGGTTCGGATCGTGGCTGCCGACCGCGATCAGGCCCACGCCCGGCAGCGGCAGCAGTGCGGTGGTCTGCACCTCCTCGCTGCGCACGCCATACAGCACGGCATTCTTCTCCGGCTGCAGGCGGCCGCAGATCGGCTCGCCGTCCTTAAGGCAGTCGCGGAACGGGCCCAGCTGCGCATCATCGGCAGCGATCACCTGCAGCCAGTCGGCCTGTTCCAGCCCGGCCACCGGTGCATGCACCACCAGTCGCACCAGATCGCCGGCAAAGTCTTCCTGCAGCGAGGCAGCCATCGCACGCAGGGTATCGGCCGCGTTGTCCTGCTTCATCAGCGCCAGGGTCAGCTGGTGCGTGCGCACTGCCAGGCGTTCATTGACCTGGGCGGTGGCGCCCAGATCGGCCAACCGTCGCGCCAGCTCGCGGTTCTTCTCGCGCAGCACTTCCAGCTGGTAGCTGGCCAGCGACGCGGTCGGGCCGTCGTCGCGCGGTACCACCAGGGTCAGGGCCAGGTCCGGGAACTGCTTGAGGAAGCCGGGATGTCGCCGCAACCAGGCAGCGACTTCATGGGCTCCGAGCTTGTCGACGGTTTCGGTCATGCGATCCACTCCCCTTCGAAGACAAATGCGGTCGGGCCGGCCATCACCACCGGTTGGCCATCGCCCGGCCACTGGATGCGCAGGTCACCCCCGGGCAGGCTGATGCGCGCATCGCGCTGCAGGCGACCGCGCTGCATCAGGGTCACTGCTGCGGCACAGGCGCCGCTGCCGCAGGCCAGGGTTTCGCCGACGCCGCGCTCGAACACACGCAGACGTGCATGCGCCGGGCCCATCACCTGGGCGAAGCCCACGTTCACCGAGCGCGGGAACGACGCATGCTGCTGCAGCAGCGCACCGACGCGTTCGACCGGTGCCGCATCGATCAGGCCCACTTCGATCACCGCGTGCGGATTGCCCATCGACACCGCGGCGAAGCGTACGCTTTCGCCCTGCAGCGGCAGCAGGTACTCCTCGCGCGCATGGGCAAAGCCCATCAGCGGCACGTTGGCCGGCTCGAACGCAGGCACGCCCATGGTCACCGCGAATTGACCATCGCCAAGCACCTTCACCTCATGGCTGGCCAGCGGGCTGTCGATGACGAACTGATCACCCTGCGCACTGCCTTCGCGCACCAGCCAGGCCGCGATGCAGCGCGCGCCGTTGCCGCACTGCTCGGAGTTGGAACCGTCGGCATTCCAGATGCGGTACGAAGCCACCGAGCCTTCCGCGCGCGGTGCCTCGATGGTCAGGATCTGATCGCAGCCGACGCCGGTGTGGCGGTCGGCCAGGCGCGCGGCCAGTTCAGGCGTGGGCGGCGCGGTGCCGTCACGCAGGTCGATCACTACGAAATCATTGCCTGCGCCATGCATCTTGCTGAAGCGCAGCGCCTTGGAACCGGCCTTACTCATTCCCGCCGCCCACCTTCTTCGCAGGCGCAGGCGCCGGTTGCGTGGTCGGTACAGCCGGGTCCACGGTCGTGGCCGGAGTGCCGCTGCCCTGGGTCTCCACCGGGGTCGCTTCGGTAGCGGGCTCGGCAACCGGTTCGACGGTTTCTTCCACCGGCACCGGCTTCTGCGGCAGCACCAGCGGGCCCTTGTTGCCGCAGGCGGCGAGGAACAGCAGCGAAGCCGCTGCCAGCGGAATCAGGATGGCGTTTCGATGGGGGATCTTCATGCCCCGAGTATAGCCATTGGCGGCTGAGCGGTTGGTGCAGGGGATCGGGTTGCCGGCCAGCGGCCGGCACCACCGCAGGCGGTCAATCCGCAGGCGGCGGCAGCGGCCGGGTCCACAGCCAGATCGCCACCACGGTCATGCTGCCGATCGAGAACCACTTCACCCAGGCAATCGGCACGCACCACAGCATGATGCCGGCGCATACCGCCATGGTGATCGTGGCCATCCACTTGCCGTAGCGGCTGACTGCACCATGCGCCTGCCAGTTGGCGATGGCCGGGCCGAAGCGCGGATGCTGCAGCAGCCAGGTGTGCAGGCGTTCGGATCCGCGCGAGGCGGCCCACGCCGAGATCAGGATGAATACGGTGGTAGGCAGGCCCGGCACGAAGATGCCGACAATGCCGGTGCCCAGACTGACGTAGGCCAGCAGCCACCACGCCCAG is a genomic window containing:
- a CDS encoding DUF484 family protein, with protein sequence MTETVDKLGAHEVAAWLRRHPGFLKQFPDLALTLVVPRDDGPTASLASYQLEVLREKNRELARRLADLGATAQVNERLAVRTHQLTLALMKQDNAADTLRAMAASLQEDFAGDLVRLVVHAPVAGLEQADWLQVIAADDAQLGPFRDCLKDGEPICGRLQPEKNAVLYGVRSEEVQTTALLPLPGVGLIAVGSHDPNRFYPGMGTLFLRMMGDALVTGLKRFAG
- the dapF gene encoding diaminopimelate epimerase, translating into MSKAGSKALRFSKMHGAGNDFVVIDLRDGTAPPTPELAARLADRHTGVGCDQILTIEAPRAEGSVASYRIWNADGSNSEQCGNGARCIAAWLVREGSAQGDQFVIDSPLASHEVKVLGDGQFAVTMGVPAFEPANVPLMGFAHAREEYLLPLQGESVRFAAVSMGNPHAVIEVGLIDAAPVERVGALLQQHASFPRSVNVGFAQVMGPAHARLRVFERGVGETLACGSGACAAAVTLMQRGRLQRDARISLPGGDLRIQWPGDGQPVVMAGPTAFVFEGEWIA
- the lptM gene encoding LPS translocon maturation chaperone LptM, with translation MKIPHRNAILIPLAAASLLFLAACGNKGPLVLPQKPVPVEETVEPVAEPATEATPVETQGSGTPATTVDPAVPTTQPAPAPAKKVGGGNE
- a CDS encoding YbaN family protein, yielding MSQPEPPAPRDTATPPRVVRFRWAWWLLAYVSLGTGIVGIFVPGLPTTVFILISAWAASRGSERLHTWLLQHPRFGPAIANWQAHGAVSRYGKWMATITMAVCAGIMLWCVPIAWVKWFSIGSMTVVAIWLWTRPLPPPAD